ATCTTTCAAGCCAATCCTTCCAATTTGCTTCCAGTAAAGCAACGTTCACTTTTTTCTCTTCGGTCAGAActcagagaaagagagagaaagcttaATTTCTAAGTTGTtcaccaaagaagaaagaaatagaaggaTTAAGCAAGAAAAGCAGAGGTCAAATCACCCAAATCAAACCACATCAAGCTAAGGCAGAAGTTAAAGGTAACTTATttgttcttgcatgcatcgtatttttttctcctctttcCCAACTCTCTGCCACTACAAATTGGGATAAATGAAGAAAGTAACCTCTGTTAAGCTCTGCTGCAAATTTATGGTCAAATTTATGTGTTGGGGACCAAGTAGTATTTCAATGGCTCAGATATGGTTTACCATTGAAAGATTGTTTCCCTTTGCTTCTCTGAGGCTTTCGGTCAAGCAAGAGAAAGTCAGACTCAAACTTCTAATTTGGGGATTAACTGGAAAAGAGTGAGATGGTAAGTTGGTAGCACACAGCTCAAGGAGTTGACCTAGAAGAGAGCAACTCAGCAACATacaaggagatacaaaagaagattATTCATTACTCTGAAGCCAATGAGAGATAACCAGTGTTTTGAGGTTTATGTTCTGAGAAgagttctctgaagaagttcatcaacttggacagtgcttcctagtcaaaggagcaTTCTGCCAGAATAaggaactaaatcagaggcaagcaaatctggtttatcacatagcaaagaggctgttgaagcatcaatctccttcatgttttacagattgtaattttctttttaatgtttatctttctgtaatttcttaagGTAAAGGGCAGAATGAGAGAGCTCAAGTGAAAAGTCTAAGAGTGATATACTTGAATGAAAagcctagagtgatttcagatttctttaggttgattctGTATCTTGTATCTTGTTcctgtgaggtacccctttcttagttgggtgagcactaagagtgaaagagttaggtattagcatagccaagtcaagttagaatagaacttgagagtgaaaggattgtgtcaatcctgtgaaattggtgtatgtaatactttaactatactggaaattccaccactgttgtggtggaaacTGGATggaggttgcattgcacaaggcaactgaaccaggatacatgatggtgtcagcttctctctttcctgctctgttctgttttctgatattcataagacaaaatgaaattgtctcataaatttttttctgctgagttcaaacagattcagactgaaaatttgttttaaagggttatttaattaaagtaaaagaagctcatagattcaacccccccttctctaagccttctacaaccttcacaCCATTATGCCTTTCTCTTGTCCTAAATAGCAAACATCATCAACTCAAACAACAATAATCACAAAAGGGAGACAAATGGGCCATAAAAGATAAGAGTGAGGCAGAAAGAGACACAGAGAAGACAAGAGAAAAGCGTAGACGGCGAGCAGGTCGAGTGATGTCATGGACGAAATCCAGCAAAAAAGCTCCTCGGGACAACATCGTTTCTCTTTGGTAGGAGTTGTGGTGGTCAAAAAACAGAACACAACGAAACTTCAGGCGGAGATCGATGTAGCAAAGGGGAAGAAGGCAATGCAAAAGAAACATGACGAGACCCAGGACAATAGTAAAATTGTGAGGTCAGAGTGGAAGAGGAGATAGCAACGGCAGTCGGCAAGCTTTAAACATTATCACAACACCTCACTATCAACTAAGGAGCAGCGCCTAAGTTCATTTGAAGCCGAAGGATGTGATACTGGGTTGCAACTAAGGTCCTATCTGATTGGGTGCATTTCCAAGGTTAGGTCATTGTTGACTTGAtccattagttttttttttaacaaatacaAAACAACATCGTTTCAATACAAGCGTGGCAAACGATTGATGGAAAGTGTTTCAGGGACGATCAGTGTTAAGTTTAGGGATATATTTGGGATCATTTTAAGTTTAGAGACAAATTCAAAACTCAATTGCAAGTTCAGGAACCACTTTAAAatttatttcgttttttttttacaaaaaaataatattaataaaacatTGATTTATGAAAAACTTAAAGCAAAcaaataaaatgattaaaatcTAGAAAACACTTATATACTTTTAAGAACTTTACCCGTTTCATCTTAATAGTGAATGGGGTTTTCCATATCAAGAACTTTACCCGTTTCATCTTAATAGTGAATGGGTTTTCATATCAAGTTCTGAAATGTCATTATTCTTTGGATGTAATAAGTATGTATAATATACTTTGCATAAAGCAAATTAGCTATTGTGaccattttttgaaattttgtatgtgataaaaaaatatttttaaaatttaaaaataaattttatcattCTACTATCAGACCGACTATATTTTATAGTACAGAATGTTGGGCACTCAAAAGAGAGCACGAACATAAATATAGCAGAGATGAAAATGTTGAGATAGATGAGTGGTTATAcatgattggataaaataaggaacgaagatataagagaaAAAGTTGGAATAGTACCTATTGTAAAAAAGATAGTAAAATCACGTTTCAGATAGTTTGGACATATGAAAAAAAGACCGACAAAATACCTACCTAATAGGACaatactttgttgttattgttttgtTTGACCgtttcttgaaattttgtgaaCAACAGAACAAGCAAATGAAACAAAAGAAACTAGTACATCCTTGAATCTCTGAATTCTAAAGCAATGTATCTTATGTGTATGTACATTGTGCAATAACAAACAACAATTAAAGCCCTTGTTAGAAACTCTTCTTGCAAGGTTAAAAGGGATACAAAAGCAAACAAAAATTCAAGGGGTGTGTGTAGTACATCGTTAATCATATTCATACCCAGTTACTGGATAAGGAGAAGTCATGAAATCTAAAAGAAAGTTCCCCGGCTGTGTCTCTGGCGAGGCGGGGCGAACCAACAGGGGTGATATCACTTGAATCAGATTCATTGGGAGGCAATGGAAGAGGATGGTGTGTAGGAGGAGACAAGAGCCTGAATCGATTGCTCCCTCCGCTTGAAGAAGCCATCGCTCGGTCCCAAAGGAAGACATGAAGAAGGATTGGAACTCTGGTGTGTCGGTGTAAGGACAGCTTCTGGCTTAGCGAAACTGTGTCGAAACATCGAATGGCACCGGTTGAAGAGACCATCCACGGAAGCACTTTTTGATTTGAAACTCTTGAGATAATCAACAATCTACAAGTATCTGTTGCTAGTTTATAGAGATTGCTTAGCACTGACCTTGTTGCAGGCACGTTTTCTTGATTAGTAACCGATGAAACAAATATAAATCCCTGTAACATTATAAACAAAAACTATTAGCTAAAGCCTTAAGCATGCTTATAGATTATTTATAGAATAAGCTAAGATAGAAACCTCTTCTGTACGACTAATTGCAAAACCAAGCTTTGAATCATCCTCTTTTAGTTTTATCTCAATAGAGAACTCTCCTCCAATTGGAGCATACCAGAGGCGAACGGCACGAACAACGCCGATGTCTATTCCGTGGTAATCCTCAAAGCCATAGAGGCTTGCATTTGCTAAGTTAGATAAGTCAGATAATGATCCTGCATTCACAGTGGAAGAAGCTGTCTCTCCAGATATCTGTcacacaagaaagaaaaaaagaaaggtgAATTCTAAGTAACATTATGGTATAACATAATTTTGGAGGGAATGGTAACCGATTAACCGCTACCTTAGTAAGAAGGGACTCAGTTTGAATGTTCATGAAGACAATGGGGACTCCAGAAGCTTGAGCTGCATTAAGCCAGGCATTTGCTCTGGCCAGGGTGTCATCGAGATCATTGTAACGAGAAGATACTCTATCTGAAGCCTTTGGAAGGAGTAACATGGAAAGAAAGTTGCTGGAATTTGGGACTGATAGCATTTCTTGCATCCTCCTTTCCCATGGAAAGGAAACAAACCCATCCTGTAGCTTTGTTCTCGTAAGTGCATTTACCATCCTAGTCGATCTAGAAGCTTTAAACGTTCAAATTGAAAACAATACAAAATAGTTAAACATGTTGAATCATCTTTTGACTTAACAAAAGCAAAGTCACGGGGTCTGCGCAACACGTGCAATGCATGAATGATGAATTCAACAAAATTTGGTGCATCACTTTTTAGgtaaaatttgattaaattataatctaatatattATTTTCCAATGAAAATAACTTGACTAAATAATGACCTAATTAAATATAGAAGTAGAAGTACATTGGCGATGGCGGTGCGTAAATTGCTTGCTTGAATAAAGTGAAccaaaattaaaacataattacgTAACTTACCCTAAAAgtcaaaagaaaagagaaggtaCCTTGAAGGTCGAAGCATTCAGCTTCGGTTCGATCCACGAAGCCGACGACGTAATTGGGATCGGCGATGGAGCGAAGGACGAAGTTCTTCTTAGAAGCAGAGTCACTTGGAACGATGCAAGCCTGAAGCTCGGAGAATTCGTCGGGTCCTCGCCTGACCCGAACCACTATGGAGGTGTCCTTCTTCTTGTACGAGTCCTGAAGGATCTTATTGACGCCACTCTTTCCGTTCTTGAACGGTGACTTGAACCGGACCAAGGAACTCACGGATCCTCCGATTCGGATCTCCTCGACGATATCGCCGGTTTGAAGCATGTCGCCGGTCCACTCGTCGGCTTTAGAGCTTCCTTTGATGCA
This region of Arachis hypogaea cultivar Tifrunner chromosome 8, arahy.Tifrunner.gnm2.J5K5, whole genome shotgun sequence genomic DNA includes:
- the LOC112706629 gene encoding uncharacterized protein, with the protein product MTMDKASTAQSSSDSPTRDPKVLSIDCIKGSSKADEWTGDMLQTGDIVEEIRIGGSVSSLVRFKSPFKNGKSGVNKILQDSYKKKDTSIVVRVRRGPDEFSELQACIVPSDSASKKNFVLRSIADPNYVVGFVDRTEAECFDLQASRSTRMVNALTRTKLQDGFVSFPWERRMQEMLSVPNSSNFLSMLLLPKASDRVSSRYNDLDDTLARANAWLNAAQASGVPIVFMNIQTESLLTKISGETASSTVNAGSLSDLSNLANASLYGFEDYHGIDIGVVRAVRLWYAPIGGEFSIEIKLKEDDSKLGFAISRTEEGFIFVSSVTNQENVPATRSVLSNLYKLATDTCRLLIISRVSNQKVLPWMVSSTGAIRCFDTVSLSQKLSLHRHTRVPILLHVFLWDRAMASSSGGSNRFRLLSPPTHHPLPLPPNESDSSDITPVGSPRLARDTAGELSFRFHDFSLSSNWV